The stretch of DNA cctgatgtgcggactgagatGGCctactgctcgagcctccgctataatgggtcctagttgaagagtaaaatccattgaacTCTACAGATCTTCAAAACCTTTTGGCCActttagactccctttcctcgcctaaaacaccctcaatcttccttgcaatctccactacttgttgaaatggagtatcagtttgcaactctcgagccatgcatattttaatatcataatcgatcccctcaatgaatctgcataCCCATTCTCTAACaataggaaccaagataggtgcatgacgggctaactcactgaacctgatagcatattctgatattgtcatagtgccctgacgcaaccgttcaaactctgtgtgccacacATCTcgaagagtctggggaacaaactctttcaagaacatttccgaaaattgagcccaagttggtggtgttgcatcggctggtctaccttcttcatagatttgccaccaccgatatgtTGCGCATGACAGTTGAAATATCGTAAAGGAAACTCCtatcacttccacaatacccatggtgtggagaatacagtgacaattttctaaaaatccttgggcatcctctgtagttgtgctaCTGAAAGTAGGTGAACTATAACTCTTAAACATTTCAAGTCTCTTTCGTTCTTATTCTGATGCCTCTAGCCTAATCTCGGGCCaaaccagaataacaggttgtaccggtattgcACCCgtaacctgaccaacgtgaacctgctgctctggagttgtggtaggagtctgagctactcccccaatctgcggaatgtttggcgcaacagagatcaatcccgcctgatttaatataccaaacatactcaggaattgTGCTAAAGTTTCCTGAAGTCCGAGGGTAACAATAGGTGATTCCGGTACCTCTCCCCTAACTGGAGCAACTCGTGGCTCCTCAActattgttctgacaggtgctctagtcgcggcacgtgccattcctcgacctctacctcggcccgacctcttgcagccctagcagtatgtgcggacgcctgctcagctaacctagTAGCACGCGTCCttactatctgtgagagaatatagatacaaaggctcaaattctacaatcaacaaatccgtacgacaggaatgaaagaagtggaaatttcctaacagttctgtagcctctcgaagagaagtacagacatctccatgccggtccgcaagactctactagactcatagaacctatgaacctagagctctgataccaacttgtcacaacccaaaatcccaccacaggcgtcgtgatggcacctactctctaagactaggtaagccgatttctattatattttgaagccatttgttttttttgaattaaataagtaaccaaaactaatagCGTAATAAATATGaacatacaacctcccaagactggtagtactgagtcacgaactctaaatgaatacatggaatgatcacgaggaccgaatatacaatactgtttgattacaaaataacagtacaatgaaatgaaaagactccaagggactgcgacgaccaaacagctctaccttgaatcctttcgatcccgctttaactctgctcaagtccgatatctctaatacatggctctgcataaaaatgtgcagaagtgtagtatgagtacaccacggtcggtacccagtaagtatcaagactaacctcagtggggTAGAGataaggtacagtcaagacactcactagtttaataacctgtgcaatataatatacaaaatagtaggaaatagataacaataagggcgacataaaacaaccagtgatatgcacgacaacaaaaataccatttaatatcgctcaacaaataatatatatacaagtacacccaatttaAATCaaattcctcaaataaatatccttaacatataattctaccaaataactctctttcaaataaaattttctcaaataaatatctttcaaatacaattctttcatataatactttctaattaaaaatccttccaaaaaaatattttgaatataattattcaattaaaaagtcatcatgtaacacctcatttcataatcataaaaatacgggtctcagcccatttgtatatttttcataaacacgggtcccAGCCCAATTTTtatatctccacggcacttcgtgcccataattaaatcatcatatttttccggcaccttgtatcctcatttcatatcacaattgcacggacaactcacgtgccgaatatcattatcatttaatcacagcacctcgtgcccttatttcatatcacaactgtacggacaattcacatgccaatatcctcaatgtatataagatccacatgatcaatttatttccactaaagtgagtttagaatttttaaatcaagtaaaaaattaacaaagaattaaatttatttttagaaatcatttgggtgaaaaaaataatattgcacttaaatttaagcatcagataagctactggtttggttgtaaaactattcaatttaaaacataataataatttcttttatttaaatcaactcaatcagtaagaaaaaccagaaatatacttctttagagtctcgtgctaaaaagccaaagccaacacaatacaactaggagcataaaacacataaaaataaaggtcaactagtacatcacggaagaagacaagaatttacatattaaatgaaataaaatcacccaagacaagaacataaataaagaatatcaacagggcactcccgaggtaccgcatcgtagttccaaatcataaataaattcacaatatctcatttctttatatcaccgcgggagccttcacatttaattttaaagaaattattttttccgaaatagcatcccgcgttttagccacccttatcacaccgcatgacttctagtagttcccctactagccacccttatctcaccgcatgcgtttcaacacgctgaccttatatcaccgcatgacttctagtagttcccctactagccacccttatctcaccgcatgcgtttcaacaccctgaccttatagccacgcgtttcaacccacccttatctcaccgcatgcgtatcaatatcataatattgcataaatcacagctcaagttcccaaatatcacagcataatataacttgcacctcaagtgcccaaatattataacatttcacaaattgcacatcaagtgctcaaattttacaacatatcacagattgcacatcaagtgctcaaatcttgcAACATATCACAAAatgcacatcaagtgcccaaatattacaacttgccacagaaatcaacaatacattatgtttcacaataaggagcccatggctcgaccataatatgcacaaaatcttaacaaaaatatccggaagtgaatagctcaacaaaataatatttcacataaaataaaggtggcaatcacaccaaatcatcatataaaaataatttcaactaacaaagatctaggcatgacaaatagatgatttaacaAATACTAACAATTATTCAAATTACTACACAATTTGCCCAAGAATTtaactcaatgaattttgcacatataagcccgagtacatactcgtcacctcgcgtacacggcttttcacattttacgaatggcatataagactcgatgcctaaggggtaataccccactcgaggttaagcaagacacttacctttttgaagttatgtcgatattccaaaattaccttcttgcttgaattgacctccggaccgctcaaatctattcaaatcagttgtataacttcattaaaattcatcgaaatcaattacggataataaaacgtcgacttaaaaatttattccaaaaagtcaacaaaagtcaacgtggggctttcttctcggaacccgacaaaattttcacgaaatccaaacacccattacgatacgagttcaaccataccaattttatcgaattccaataataaatcgacctccaaatcttaaatttgtggtttatgaagtttctataattttttccaaaattccatctcaaagtactaattaaatgatgaaatcagtgatatattcatgtattaaaaccaaatctgagttagaatcacttaccccaatgaatttcttCAAACCCCCCCAAACaatcgtctcaaaccgagctcccaaagtccaaaattaaaataataacctaaaccttagatatatagtacatcctctgaacTTCCAATGTGTGGTTCGCACAaaacttttgcggccgcacatccccaGCTCCTGCAGTCGCACAAAAATGGTGAGGCCGCACTCTCTTGGAACTTCACTGCCCagatttagtattttggccatacctttctctacagatgtccaaattatgacttcgttacctttctggaaactagacacaaagggctacaacttttgtttttgaatcatctcaaaattccttatagatcAAAAGGTATAAGCTTCCGAAATCGGACCAGCGAATCTGAGAGttcttgagtgcggccgcacacaaaattgtgcggtccgcgcaCTCCACTGCAGACTGGAGTGCggccgcaccaaaattgtgcggtccgcacaactcCCCCGAGGTCCGTACTTCCctttttgcctcagcactcccgaaactcatccggaaccttccggacacaaaccatatatgaattttaatcataaaatacgctatgGACATGcttgcgcactcaaaacactgaacataggtcgtcttgacccaatattgaccatggacaaacttccaaatttcttaactttactaatctctcaaccactgatccaaaaatacacccaagccccttgggaccttaaccaaatttaccaacacgtcccaaaatacaatacgaacttagtggaggcttcaaatctcgtcaaacaatgtcaaaattataaatcgcgcctcgaatcgaattatgagttttcgaatctcccaacttctatgttttgcgacaaaacgtatcaaatcaatccggaatgacttcaaattttgcacacacgtcataaatgacataatgttggtattccaattttcttaatcggattccggccccaatatcaaaaagtcaactctctggtcaactcttttcttttaagcttcttaaataagaattattattttaattaaattccgaatcttccgaaattaaaactcgaccacacctgcaggtcataatacttattacgaagttgctcgaaaCCTTAAGTAAATGaatggggcattaattcttaaaataataagtcgggtcattacatttttgGACAACGATTTTGTCAACAGTTAGGTGAGCTTAGAATGCTTTCATTGAGTACATTAATTAAGAATACTATAGCCTATGGCTTTATGCACTAGTTAATATTCACGCTGAATAAACTGAAATTACTGGACCGAATAACCGAAATCAAAAGGACAAAAGACGAACCATACCGAATGTAAATGGGAATGATATTGGTATAGCATTCTAAGAAATCGAATAccaaaaataccgaaccgaaataacTAAATACTACACCTATCACGACCCAGAACCTATAATAGGCCGCGAGGGCGCCCAACGCCTCTGTTAGGCAAGCAAATATGTGAACCTCCAATTTAATTATTCCTTCTTGACTTTTAAAAACGGAAATTTCCTTAAATACACCGAACAAAAGCAAAACCTTTATTGAAACAAACATACTTCATTCCCAAAATTATCAAGTGTGAATAATACATAAATCGTagtgataataataataaagtacaaTGGTGGTTAACCGTTAGTAGCCCCAAAACCCGGTGccaagtgcatgagcaatctagGGAATATAAAAACTACTACGGCTATTGTCTGAAGTAAAAtagacaaaaataataaataaggtacAGGGATACTCCGGTGCTGCAGATCGAAGCAaggcaagcagctcaccactaagtctctgaGGAAGTGCGTCTACACGCCCGTGTGACCACTGGAAGTACCTGTGTCAGTACCTGCacaatcagtgcagaagtgtagcgtgagcacataaatcaacgcgtacccagtaagtatctagtctaacctcgaagaaatagtgacgacgGGCCGACTTGATATTTAGTAATTGTCAAATAATTAAATACTTAAAGTAGACATGTAAGAATTACACAAGTAGCTACAAAACAGATAAACTTAATAGTAAATTTCCAAACATGGATCAATATTAAATCACTAACATGTCATAACCAGTTTCAAACGCACGAACTCAGCTGATATCAAAACCAAATCAAGTCTCAAGTATTAAGCACGagtctgccgaggcgaacagcctgatcccataggaatagtgatacacagtactgccgaggcgaatgacccgatcctataagaataaTGTTACCATACTGCTGAGCCGAACAACCCAATCTCATAAGAGTAATTTACAacactgccaaggcgaacggtcATATCCCATTAGAATAGAGAAACTACCTCACTCACGAATGTACATGCGAGTCGAGAAGACACAGAGATATTGATCATATATTCCATAATTTTCCAAAGTAAGAGACTCAgtcaatattttattctaacctAGAATCCGGTCATAATTTAAGGAAATCAAATACACAAGGTAAATACATAAAGCACATTTAAAGCATGATGTAAAACTAAGTCTACCCAGATATAACATagatatagctacgtacggactctcgtcacctcgtatgtacgtCGTTCCCACATTAAGTAGCACAAAACAATTAACACACCTAAGAAGATAATtcactcttacaaggttagacaagagacttacctcgctttaaaGCTCACTATTCGTCTTTTAAACTTACTAGAAATCCCGAACGATGCCGAGCAATCCGAAACAAGTCAAAagttgtacaaactaatcaatatatactccaaagttcataatttaactattaaactAATTTcccaacaaaattcaaaaaatccaTAAAAACCACCCCCAGACCCACGTGCCCATATTCCGAAAAgtttcgaagataaatgttaccaatgacattacgaactcaaatatataatttattcccaattacttaatcaatttcgtggtcaaattctatttttaccaaaccctaggTTTCTAACTAAATCCCATAATTCTTACtaatttttatattaaaatctacccataatccatgtatttaactcaaaaatgggtAGAATTCACTTACTTTGTGATGTTtgatgaaaatcctctcaaaGGAGCTCTCAAAATCGGCCAacccaagtgaaaatgagagaaaatgagccAAGTCCCATATAAATATCTAATCTGCCTAGGCCtgtccttcttcgcatttgcggaagatgcctcgcgatcgcgaaggccaatttCCAATAGCTACCCAGAtaccctacgcgttcgcgacctcaAGGTCATGTTCGCGATGACCAATCGCCCCT from Nicotiana tomentosiformis chromosome 11, ASM39032v3, whole genome shotgun sequence encodes:
- the LOC138901194 gene encoding uncharacterized protein, yielding MFKSYSSPTFSSTTTEDAQGFLENCHCILHTMGIVEVIGVSFTIFQLSCATYRWWQIYEEGRPADATPPTWAQFSEMFLKEFVPQTLRDVWHTEFERLRQGTMTISEYAIRFSELARHAPILVPIVREWVCRFIEGIDYDIKICMARELQTDTPFQQVVEIARKIEGVLGEERESKVAKRF